A genomic window from Algoriphagus sp. Y33 includes:
- a CDS encoding AAA family ATPase, producing MYFLHQIHLPTSRSPQFPFSIKSLTEMGSMTFENPVTVFVGENGSGKSTLLKTLAIKLNLPAIGSTDLEQDDTLDGVKSYGESIVTRWNNKAYRGFFFRAEDYFGFVKRLRNLDDELKGDIVDFEKRLSGSGLKLAVGAVQGQKEALLRKYGNLTEVSHGEGFLKVLEGRLQAEGIYLIDEPEAALSPQRQLALFSLIKNLAENHGCQFIIATHSPILMTLPNATIFQFGDKIQKVNYQETEHFTILKNFLNNPDAFLRHL from the coding sequence ATGTACTTCCTCCATCAGATCCATCTTCCCACAAGCAGAAGCCCTCAGTTTCCATTTTCTATTAAATCATTGACTGAAATGGGATCTATGACGTTCGAGAATCCAGTGACGGTTTTCGTTGGAGAAAATGGATCGGGAAAGTCAACGCTTCTAAAAACGCTGGCTATCAAGTTGAATTTACCTGCCATTGGCAGCACTGATTTGGAGCAAGACGACACACTTGATGGAGTCAAATCCTATGGAGAAAGTATAGTTACCCGATGGAATAATAAAGCATATCGTGGCTTTTTCTTCAGAGCTGAAGATTACTTTGGCTTTGTGAAACGCCTTAGGAACCTAGACGATGAACTGAAAGGAGACATCGTTGATTTCGAAAAAAGATTGAGCGGATCTGGATTAAAATTAGCAGTCGGAGCTGTGCAAGGGCAAAAAGAAGCCCTTCTACGTAAATATGGAAATCTTACAGAAGTTTCCCACGGAGAGGGTTTTCTAAAAGTCCTGGAAGGCAGATTGCAAGCAGAAGGAATTTACCTGATTGACGAACCTGAGGCTGCCCTTTCACCCCAGCGGCAACTGGCACTATTCTCCCTAATTAAAAACCTGGCTGAAAATCATGGTTGCCAGTTTATCATTGCTACCCACTCTCCTATTTTAATGACTCTCCCCAATGCGACCATATTCCAGTTTGGAGATAAAATTCAGAAAGTTAATTATCAGGAAACAGAGCATTTTACGATTTTGAAAAACTTCCTCAATAATCCTGATGCTTTCTTACGGCATTTGTAG
- a CDS encoding heavy-metal-associated domain-containing protein, with protein MKTQKFKTNINCGNCLAKVTPILNAEPKINSWSVDLQSEDRILSVESEDITSDEVFKTVLKAGFIAKPE; from the coding sequence ATGAAAACTCAAAAATTCAAAACAAACATCAACTGCGGCAATTGCCTTGCAAAGGTCACTCCTATTTTAAATGCCGAACCCAAGATCAATTCATGGTCTGTGGACTTGCAGAGTGAGGACAGAATCCTATCTGTGGAGTCTGAGGATATCACTTCCGACGAAGTGTTCAAAACTGTCTTAAAAGCGGGATTTATCGCAAAACCGGAGTAA
- a CDS encoding cation-translocating P-type ATPase, with product MEESTPTLHKETFPVTGMTCAACASSVETILAHTDGVKSAQVNFASSTVLVEYSDEINPEGLNEALSAIGYGLITETENADETVSANQAEHCQKLKKHTIGAAILTLPIFIIGMFYMHWHAGIWISLVLTIPVMTVFGKRFFISAWKQATNKSVNMDTLVALSTGIAFAFSLFNTLFPEFWISRGFEPHVYYEAATVIITFILFGKLLEEKAKSRTSTALKNLMGLQPKTLKTIVNGKEQEIPISAVQRGDEIVVRPGEKIPVDGKVISGNSFVDESMITGEPIALEKAEGDKVFAGTINQKGSFHFTAEKVGSDTLLSQIIKRVQEAQGSKAPVQKLVDKIASIFVPVVIGISILTFIIWMLIGGEDALSHAVLNAVAVLVIACPCALGLATPTAIMVGIGKGAENNILIKDAESLEIAHKVSAIILDKTGTITAGKPTVSDISWESEELKDRYAPILLAIESKSEHPLADAVGKKLREDGFTAESVSDFQSLTGQGVEAKNSSHQKFYVGNTKLIQLNDISINSELNELAKTWSNEARTVVFFANEQSVLSVIAISDEIKPSSKSAIQKLKAKGIDVYMLTGDNQQTAASVAKQVGLTDFKADVMPSDKSEFVKALQAKGKIVAMVGDGINDSEALAQADISIAMGHGSDIAMDVAKMTIISSDLEVIPKALNLSGQTVRGIKENLFWAFIYNVIGIPIAAGVLYPINGFLLDPMIAGAAMAFSSVSVVLNSLRLKSKRI from the coding sequence ATGGAAGAATCCACTCCAACATTACACAAGGAAACATTCCCAGTCACCGGCATGACCTGTGCAGCCTGTGCATCCAGTGTAGAAACAATTCTGGCACATACAGATGGGGTGAAGTCTGCCCAGGTAAACTTCGCTTCAAGCACCGTGCTGGTAGAATATTCGGATGAAATAAATCCTGAAGGTCTGAACGAAGCGCTTTCAGCAATAGGATATGGACTGATCACAGAAACAGAAAATGCAGATGAAACTGTCTCTGCAAACCAGGCTGAACATTGCCAAAAGTTAAAGAAACATACAATTGGTGCGGCGATTCTAACCCTTCCAATTTTCATCATCGGGATGTTTTATATGCATTGGCATGCAGGGATCTGGATTTCCCTTGTCTTGACTATTCCCGTGATGACAGTTTTTGGAAAACGTTTTTTTATCAGTGCCTGGAAACAGGCCACTAATAAAAGTGTCAACATGGACACACTGGTTGCGCTCAGCACAGGGATAGCTTTTGCATTTAGTCTGTTCAACACCCTGTTTCCGGAATTCTGGATCAGCCGTGGTTTTGAGCCGCATGTCTACTATGAAGCTGCCACTGTGATCATCACCTTTATCCTTTTCGGAAAATTGCTGGAGGAAAAAGCAAAGTCGAGAACTTCCACTGCGCTTAAAAACTTAATGGGACTTCAGCCAAAAACCCTGAAAACCATTGTAAATGGTAAAGAACAGGAAATCCCCATTTCCGCTGTTCAAAGAGGGGATGAAATAGTCGTGCGCCCGGGAGAGAAAATCCCTGTGGATGGAAAAGTGATTTCCGGAAATTCATTTGTCGATGAAAGCATGATCACCGGCGAACCCATTGCCTTGGAGAAGGCTGAGGGCGATAAAGTTTTTGCAGGAACCATCAATCAAAAGGGTAGCTTCCATTTCACAGCCGAGAAAGTCGGAAGTGACACTCTCCTATCCCAGATCATTAAGCGGGTGCAGGAAGCACAGGGTAGCAAGGCTCCTGTCCAGAAATTGGTGGACAAAATCGCCTCGATCTTTGTCCCTGTAGTCATTGGGATTTCGATTCTGACCTTTATCATTTGGATGCTTATCGGAGGAGAGGACGCGCTTTCGCATGCTGTTTTGAACGCTGTTGCCGTGCTGGTGATTGCCTGTCCCTGTGCATTGGGATTGGCCACGCCTACTGCCATCATGGTAGGAATCGGTAAGGGTGCCGAGAACAACATCCTTATAAAAGACGCTGAAAGTCTGGAAATAGCCCACAAGGTCAGTGCAATTATTCTGGATAAAACCGGAACCATTACCGCCGGAAAACCTACCGTTTCAGATATTTCTTGGGAAAGCGAAGAGCTGAAAGACCGGTATGCCCCTATCCTACTTGCTATAGAGTCAAAATCTGAGCATCCTCTGGCAGATGCAGTAGGCAAAAAGTTACGAGAAGATGGTTTCACGGCAGAGTCTGTTTCAGATTTTCAAAGTTTGACAGGACAAGGAGTAGAAGCCAAAAATTCCTCCCATCAAAAGTTCTATGTGGGGAACACCAAATTGATCCAACTGAATGACATTTCAATTAATTCCGAATTAAATGAACTGGCAAAAACTTGGAGTAATGAAGCCAGAACTGTAGTCTTCTTTGCCAATGAGCAATCAGTGCTTTCTGTAATTGCCATTTCCGATGAGATCAAACCCAGCTCCAAATCAGCCATTCAAAAACTAAAAGCAAAAGGCATTGATGTGTATATGCTCACCGGAGACAATCAACAGACTGCAGCTTCTGTTGCCAAGCAAGTGGGTTTGACTGACTTCAAAGCTGATGTGATGCCTTCAGATAAATCTGAGTTCGTCAAAGCACTTCAAGCAAAAGGCAAAATTGTAGCCATGGTCGGTGATGGTATCAATGATTCAGAAGCATTGGCACAGGCAGACATCAGTATTGCGATGGGACACGGTTCGGATATTGCGATGGATGTGGCAAAAATGACCATCATTTCCTCCGATCTTGAAGTCATTCCCAAAGCATTGAATCTGTCAGGGCAGACCGTCCGAGGTATTAAGGAGAATCTCTTCTGGGCATTTATTTACAATGTGATCGGCATCCCTATTGCCGCCGGGGTTTTATATCCTATCAATGGATTCTTGCTCGATCCTATGATTGCGGGTGCCGCAATGGCCTTCAGTTCTGTGTCGGTAGTATTGAATAGCCTTAGGTTAAAGAGTAAACGTATTTAG
- a CDS encoding ATP/GTP-binding protein, with the protein MIHYLKITNFGPIKDEVVLDFEVGEVGESEAYEVEMPDGRRLLKLGYIYGANASGKTTVLKAFDFLRKLLLKPKSDKAFELDFDPFFFRDSPYTIPSDFELSFYVQDVRYIYNLKFNKQGVLHERIVYYQTAKPTELFTRITDPEKRLAKIDFGSRIRVPARERDLLEANTLHNNTVIGAYARTNVDIAELEKLNLWFNQYLLGMISASQDLTHLTTSYFDHNPLIGKWISTFLHKADNQISKVNISDYDISVPYEDPLLDLYPKVISQGSFPMETVVRSDKGTGKGELKYYGGGSIQRKIDFIHKLNNQDYTLSIQSESNGTKRYFGLGGALYEIIHNPHMLCIDELETSLHPDLMKHFLQVFLLNSTNSQLLITTHNVSLLDNQDFIRKDALWFSEKNNEGAMNLYSASDFDSSVLRKNASIINAYKVGKLGAKPNLGSPFLTEG; encoded by the coding sequence ATGATTCATTATCTTAAAATAACCAATTTCGGCCCGATCAAAGATGAAGTAGTATTGGATTTTGAAGTAGGGGAGGTAGGGGAGTCTGAAGCTTATGAAGTTGAAATGCCAGACGGTCGCAGGCTTCTTAAACTTGGCTATATTTATGGCGCCAATGCTTCTGGAAAAACAACCGTTTTGAAGGCATTTGATTTTCTGAGAAAACTACTGCTGAAACCGAAATCTGATAAAGCCTTTGAACTGGATTTTGACCCCTTTTTTTTCCGGGATTCTCCCTATACTATTCCTTCAGATTTTGAGCTCTCATTTTATGTACAAGACGTGCGATACATCTATAATCTGAAGTTCAACAAACAGGGAGTTCTACATGAAAGGATTGTCTATTACCAGACGGCAAAACCGACCGAATTATTTACGAGAATCACAGATCCTGAAAAGCGGCTTGCAAAAATTGATTTTGGCAGTCGAATAAGGGTGCCAGCGCGTGAAAGAGATCTGCTGGAAGCAAACACACTCCACAACAATACGGTAATCGGAGCATATGCGCGAACGAATGTTGACATCGCAGAACTCGAAAAATTGAATCTGTGGTTCAATCAATACCTTCTCGGAATGATCAGTGCATCTCAGGACCTGACACATTTGACAACTTCTTATTTCGACCATAATCCGTTAATCGGAAAATGGATCAGTACTTTTTTGCATAAAGCAGACAATCAGATCTCGAAGGTAAACATCAGTGATTACGATATTAGCGTACCCTATGAAGACCCTTTATTGGATCTCTATCCGAAAGTCATTTCTCAAGGAAGTTTCCCGATGGAAACTGTCGTTAGATCTGATAAGGGAACAGGCAAAGGTGAGTTGAAATATTATGGTGGTGGTTCAATACAAAGGAAGATTGATTTCATTCACAAACTTAACAACCAGGATTATACATTATCCATTCAGTCTGAAAGCAACGGAACAAAACGGTATTTTGGGCTAGGGGGAGCCTTGTATGAAATTATCCACAATCCACACATGCTGTGCATTGATGAACTTGAAACATCATTGCATCCGGATCTTATGAAACATTTTCTGCAGGTCTTTTTACTAAACTCCACTAATTCCCAGCTCTTGATAACCACCCACAATGTTTCGTTGCTTGATAATCAAGATTTTATAAGGAAAGATGCTTTATGGTTCAGCGAAAAAAATAATGAAGGAGCAATGAATCTGTATTCCGCATCTGATTTTGACAGCTCTGTTCTTCGAAAGAACGCAAGCATTATTAATGCCTATAAAGTAGGGAAGCTTGGTGCTAAGCCAAATCTCGGCTCACCATTTTTAACAGAAGGCTAA
- a CDS encoding RloB family protein — protein sequence MRHRHQRIPLRDTVAIVGDGQTEAIYFADVRDTDRPKNLHIFPDFPGKIGSYRGVLDRALELSKDYTYVYALIDMDTIIQDRQEGEYYRRKMEVQNAGVKVLENNPCFEMWFLLHFIRTGRLFSNCEQVSTELSRRGRIENYSKSGKFLSKAKLYSNYKDRLMNNAMPNARTLEDREGQDELYPRAQTYLFFEWYFNK from the coding sequence ATGAGACATCGCCATCAAAGAATACCACTGAGGGATACAGTTGCTATCGTTGGGGACGGACAGACTGAGGCAATATATTTTGCGGATGTCCGTGACACAGACAGGCCAAAAAACTTGCATATTTTCCCTGATTTTCCAGGCAAAATCGGGAGCTATAGAGGGGTGCTAGACCGTGCTTTAGAATTGAGCAAAGATTATACCTATGTGTATGCTCTAATTGACATGGATACAATTATTCAAGACAGACAAGAGGGGGAGTATTACCGTCGAAAAATGGAAGTCCAGAATGCGGGTGTCAAAGTTCTTGAAAATAACCCATGTTTTGAAATGTGGTTCTTGCTACATTTTATTAGGACTGGACGGCTCTTTTCGAATTGCGAACAAGTTTCCACTGAATTGAGCAGACGGGGAAGAATTGAGAATTACAGTAAATCAGGAAAATTTCTTTCCAAAGCAAAACTCTACTCGAACTATAAGGATCGGCTTATGAACAATGCTATGCCAAATGCAAGGACTCTCGAAGACAGGGAGGGTCAGGATGAACTTTACCCGAGGGCACAAACATACCTGTTCTTTGAATGGTATTTTAATAAGTGA
- a CDS encoding DUF1080 domain-containing protein produces MNPRLFGLGIAMAVATPLMTAQGQTVSKLTLDSFSNNKGSWTEVGNVWADPTVPNQLQSADGSGVMANLPSKKKPGTDIISTDKFGDVDLSLEFMVAPGSNSGVYLQGNYEIQILDSWTSTTTKPGDNGGIYQRWDESKPEGQKGYQGYAPRQNVSKAPGIWQKLEVSFQAAKFDASGNKTENARFLSVKLNDVTIHENLEVFGPTRGSMTGEDVAEGPLRIQGDHGAVAFRNIEITPFNAKTPTVSNVSYETYQGSFNRLEELEGKTSVAKGKVASFEEVPASVSDVNLTKYTANLNVAEAGEYLITLQVPGGLSGFALGDEPVSNLSERGVRVKKQLKAGDNPIQIIASKNRNWSVDGFNFSISGPGLRNTDLLVSEAGAYQDTDPIYVDADATPVLRSFRDIPNFKRLSHVVSVAGKERVNYAYDMETGTLIQVWRGEFLNATPMWNSRGNGVSVPRGAVINLTVPAINAVGNDYSVSEEFRTKGYQLMDGSQDIVFSYLLSGKSVKDEIKVLESGKGINRSVSGIGNGFYKVAAGTEIQKVNKGYYLLPETGVYLQYDEAAYGAPVSHTTNGNAGIFLPTKGNIVYNLLF; encoded by the coding sequence TTGAACCCCAGATTATTTGGGTTGGGAATAGCCATGGCTGTTGCCACCCCATTGATGACTGCACAGGGCCAAACCGTATCCAAACTCACGCTGGACTCCTTTAGCAATAACAAAGGTAGCTGGACAGAAGTAGGAAATGTTTGGGCTGACCCTACAGTTCCTAACCAACTTCAATCCGCAGACGGATCGGGAGTAATGGCAAATCTTCCTTCCAAGAAGAAACCGGGCACTGATATCATCTCTACCGATAAATTCGGAGATGTGGATCTTTCCCTCGAATTTATGGTGGCTCCGGGCTCAAACTCCGGCGTGTACCTTCAGGGAAATTATGAAATTCAAATTCTGGACAGTTGGACTTCCACCACCACCAAACCCGGTGATAATGGCGGAATCTATCAGCGCTGGGATGAGAGCAAACCGGAAGGACAAAAAGGCTATCAAGGATACGCTCCGCGTCAAAACGTCTCAAAAGCGCCTGGCATTTGGCAGAAGTTGGAAGTCTCCTTCCAAGCTGCAAAATTTGATGCTTCAGGCAACAAAACCGAAAATGCACGATTCCTTTCTGTGAAGCTTAACGATGTCACAATTCATGAAAATCTAGAAGTCTTCGGCCCTACCCGTGGCTCTATGACCGGTGAAGATGTAGCAGAAGGCCCACTTAGAATCCAAGGTGATCACGGAGCGGTAGCTTTCAGAAACATTGAGATCACTCCTTTCAATGCAAAAACTCCTACCGTATCCAATGTGAGTTATGAAACGTACCAAGGTTCTTTCAACAGGCTGGAAGAGCTGGAAGGCAAAACATCCGTAGCAAAAGGAAAGGTAGCTTCTTTCGAAGAAGTTCCAGCGTCTGTCTCCGATGTCAATTTGACAAAGTATACCGCAAACCTGAATGTGGCAGAAGCGGGTGAATACCTAATCACACTACAGGTTCCTGGTGGGCTTTCAGGATTTGCTCTAGGCGACGAGCCCGTATCTAACCTATCCGAGAGAGGAGTTCGGGTTAAAAAACAATTGAAAGCGGGTGACAATCCCATTCAGATCATTGCTTCCAAAAACAGAAATTGGTCTGTGGATGGATTCAATTTTTCTATCTCCGGACCGGGTCTTAGAAACACAGATCTATTGGTTTCTGAAGCAGGAGCTTATCAGGATACAGATCCTATCTATGTAGATGCTGATGCTACACCTGTGCTTCGTAGCTTCCGGGATATCCCAAATTTCAAAAGGCTGAGCCATGTAGTTTCAGTTGCCGGCAAAGAACGGGTAAATTATGCCTACGATATGGAAACAGGGACATTAATCCAAGTGTGGCGAGGTGAATTTCTTAACGCTACTCCTATGTGGAATAGCCGTGGAAATGGTGTTTCAGTACCTCGTGGTGCAGTAATTAATTTGACCGTCCCTGCAATTAATGCAGTAGGAAACGACTACAGTGTTTCAGAAGAGTTTAGAACCAAAGGATATCAGCTCATGGATGGTTCTCAAGACATTGTATTCTCCTATTTACTTTCGGGCAAGTCTGTAAAAGATGAAATCAAAGTATTGGAATCCGGCAAAGGAATCAACAGATCTGTATCGGGTATTGGCAACGGTTTTTACAAAGTAGCTGCCGGTACTGAGATCCAAAAAGTGAATAAAGGCTATTATTTACTGCCGGAAACGGGGGTTTATCTACAATACGATGAAGCAGCTTATGGTGCTCCTGTATCACATACAACTAATGGCAATGCCGGAATTTTCTTGCCTACAAAGGGAAACATCGTTTACAATCTTCTCTTTTAA
- a CDS encoding RagB/SusD family nutrient uptake outer membrane protein, whose amino-acid sequence MKKTYILYLGILLSTASCESFLEEKPRDEVASNQYFSRPEHARDAVNALYRRGAMQMYTTGTYSGARMMFGPYLSGFVDNDYKGQEFHVQRGQTMTYDGLNLSDYFNSMWSDIYAGISRSNNAIKYIPTTPGLSETDAERYMAEAKFFRAMNYYYLVRMFGDVPLITEPYESLENLFLERTPAAQIYELITADLNAAIDGTGLANVAMSDNSGRISKTVAQTILAEVYLTMSGAAVGADNYANSAEVARAIINSGVHSLAQHTMTAEGELAPEGSAYNKLKSSVSIPQEYIYYYEFDETISNNGYPAICYPVTMAPQLAFAITNNAYGPTPPLLNSYDRENDLRVQEKQYFHSSITKNGEVIEFATSPYMWVDEEAANTSALSSKDKVIYSYADVLLIAAEAIAQSEGVTSEAVDYLAQVRERALWKTESTEIRSQLAGLSVQEFVEEVWKERVRELVFEFPIWFDVMRTRKMPAPTDNGSGEINFVDAVGSVNYFNGPIREANMLFPLPEQELQRNPSLTQNPGYAN is encoded by the coding sequence ATGAAAAAGACATATATTTTATATTTAGGGATATTGCTATCGACTGCTTCATGCGAAAGCTTCTTAGAGGAAAAGCCAAGAGACGAGGTAGCATCTAATCAATATTTCAGTAGACCTGAGCATGCTAGAGATGCTGTAAACGCACTGTATAGAAGAGGTGCTATGCAAATGTACACAACGGGTACCTATTCGGGAGCGCGAATGATGTTCGGTCCATATCTTTCCGGTTTTGTGGACAATGATTACAAAGGCCAGGAATTCCATGTGCAAAGAGGTCAAACGATGACTTATGATGGACTTAACCTTTCTGATTATTTTAACTCCATGTGGTCGGATATTTATGCCGGCATTTCGAGATCAAACAATGCCATCAAATATATTCCTACGACACCGGGACTATCCGAAACGGACGCAGAAAGATACATGGCTGAAGCGAAGTTTTTCCGTGCCATGAATTATTATTATCTGGTAAGGATGTTTGGCGATGTGCCTTTGATCACAGAGCCATACGAGAGCCTTGAAAATCTATTTCTCGAAAGAACTCCGGCGGCACAGATCTATGAGTTGATCACAGCAGATCTTAATGCAGCTATAGATGGCACAGGTTTGGCAAATGTTGCTATGTCGGATAACTCAGGTAGAATTTCCAAAACCGTAGCACAAACTATTCTTGCAGAAGTTTACCTGACTATGAGTGGAGCTGCTGTTGGGGCAGATAATTATGCCAACTCTGCTGAAGTTGCCAGGGCAATTATTAATTCCGGCGTTCATTCCTTGGCACAGCATACCATGACTGCTGAAGGTGAACTTGCACCGGAAGGTTCTGCCTACAATAAATTGAAGTCTAGCGTAAGTATTCCGCAAGAGTATATTTACTATTATGAGTTTGATGAAACCATCTCTAATAATGGATATCCGGCGATATGCTATCCGGTGACTATGGCTCCGCAACTAGCATTTGCTATTACTAACAATGCTTACGGCCCAACCCCACCTTTACTAAATTCTTACGACCGGGAAAATGATCTAAGAGTTCAGGAAAAGCAGTATTTCCACTCTTCCATTACTAAAAACGGAGAAGTGATAGAATTTGCCACTTCACCTTACATGTGGGTAGATGAAGAAGCTGCTAATACTTCTGCCCTTTCCAGCAAAGACAAAGTAATTTACTCCTACGCAGATGTATTATTGATAGCTGCGGAAGCAATTGCCCAATCTGAAGGCGTTACTTCTGAAGCTGTTGATTACCTGGCTCAAGTAAGAGAAAGAGCATTGTGGAAAACAGAGTCTACTGAAATCAGAAGTCAATTAGCCGGCTTATCAGTTCAAGAGTTTGTGGAAGAAGTGTGGAAGGAAAGGGTTAGAGAACTTGTTTTCGAATTCCCAATTTGGTTTGATGTGATGAGAACCAGAAAAATGCCTGCACCTACTGACAATGGTAGCGGTGAAATCAATTTCGTCGATGCTGTAGGTTCAGTTAATTACTTCAATGGTCCTATCAGGGAAGCAAATATGTTGTTTCCTTTACCAGAACAAGAGTTACAGAGAAATCCATCTTTAACTCAAAATCCGGGATACGCCAATTAA